The following coding sequences are from one Psychrobacter sp. AH5 window:
- the smpB gene encoding SsrA-binding protein SmpB, with translation MSKKSKKPDNQICANKKARHEYFIEETFEAGLELQGWEVKSIRAGKMTITEAYVIFRNNEAFLFGAHIQPLLSSSTHVSPDTTRTRKLLLNRREIDKLYGAVNQKGYACVPLSCYWKRSMVKCQIGLALGKKQHDKRKTLKDRDWERDKQRGFKQHLG, from the coding sequence ATGTCAAAAAAATCAAAAAAGCCAGATAATCAAATCTGCGCTAATAAAAAAGCACGTCACGAATACTTTATTGAAGAGACTTTTGAGGCGGGGCTTGAGTTGCAAGGCTGGGAAGTCAAATCTATTCGCGCCGGCAAAATGACTATCACGGAAGCTTACGTTATCTTTCGCAATAACGAAGCTTTTTTGTTTGGGGCACATATTCAGCCGCTACTCTCAAGCTCAACCCATGTCAGTCCTGACACCACGCGCACCCGTAAGCTACTACTCAATCGCCGCGAGATTGATAAGCTCTACGGCGCGGTCAATCAAAAAGGCTATGCGTGCGTGCCGCTCTCTTGCTACTGGAAGCGCTCAATGGTCAAATGCCAAATCGGCTTGGCTTTGGGCAAAAAGCAACATGATAAACGCAAAACCCTTAAAGATCGCGATTGGGAGCGAGATAAGCAGCGCGGCTTTAAGCAGCATTTGGGTTAA